The genomic DNA gctccGTCAGCCCTCTCCCTCACCCCAGActctaggctcatgtgcagcagtGTGGCCCATTTCCTGCTTCTCTACAGAGATTACTGTCACTGAAGGAGAACACGGTTCTTGTTTGCAGTtcttaaacacagcagctttacacaacgtctgaatgttttctgcattttctctctctgtctctctcaaggAGGCCAGTGTCTCAGAGATTGGTGTCGGTGAACATGGTGTGTTCTTTCCTCACGGTGCTGAAGCCTTTAACAGAGTCCACAAACTCCTCATCAAactgaaacacagagagagagagagagagagacagagattatTAAGAGCACACAACACAGTCTCTGTTCCATAAAGCAGCAGTGTTTGTCTGGATCTAGTTTACAGATGAAACATCGGACACGTCTGATCAATGACACTTTTTCATTTATATTCCGTCATTAAGAACTCTTTTTACACAGTGCCTCCTAGATACTGATGATGTGGGACGTGTTCCTGCGATCTCACAATTACAGACGGCTGTGACATCACTGGGGACTGAAATCACAATCTCCCAAAAACAGGACCCAGTCTCAAAGCTGCTCCTTTAAAAGCAGAtgtaaataaaggtgtgttGTACTGAATCATACGATTTAAAGGATTAATGCAGTGGAAGTGATTAATGAACACAGGAGTTATTCATTACTGCTGTTGGGCTTCATCCTCACCATGCCACTGTCGTGGGCTCTGAAGTGGGGGTCCGACACCCactcgtcctcctcctcctcctccccgcCCTTCCTGTCCATCAACTGGCTCACGCTCCGCCGCAGGTGATTCCGGGAAAGGCCGTGGACTGTCGAAACAGAGACGACCCCCGTCTGACCTTCAGGAAAATCTGCACCGTCCAGCACTTTGGTGTCTGTCACTCCCTGAGGGAACAGAACAGAACTTTCAGGACCAGCA from Hoplias malabaricus isolate fHopMal1 chromosome 7, fHopMal1.hap1, whole genome shotgun sequence includes the following:
- the si:ch211-57i17.5 gene encoding usherin; amino-acid sequence: MVLMAGVALLLLAVLLALGLHRALHRPPLTRQRPPIVPLHLQFDTVPDTISSPNSVTLKGFTMHLEGVTDTKVLDGADFPEGQTGVVSVSTVHGLSRNHLRRSVSQLMDRKGGEEEEEDEWVSDPHFRAHDSGMFDEEFVDSVKGFSTVRKEHTMFTDTNL